A DNA window from Selenomonas sp. oral taxon 126 contains the following coding sequences:
- the speD gene encoding S-adenosylmethionine decarboxylase, with protein sequence MDIQSRLLTVDFYNCKAERCTDEEALRMKVSNALRELDLVPLQIISDVQESGHISLMALLPDGHLALHVHPELRHVSLDIYLCTEDAALDPIARTMRKAFQPEKTKTTHLRRGDFRSPSEIRPKTTTHVAPIRKIKSTGAKVIRILARRNRG encoded by the coding sequence ATGGACATTCAATCAAGGTTGCTGACAGTGGATTTTTATAATTGCAAAGCCGAAAGATGCACCGATGAAGAAGCGCTCCGCATGAAGGTCTCCAATGCACTCAGAGAGCTTGATCTCGTGCCTCTGCAGATCATCAGCGACGTGCAGGAGAGCGGTCACATCTCCCTGATGGCACTCCTGCCCGACGGACATCTTGCTCTGCACGTCCACCCCGAGCTGCGCCACGTCTCGCTTGACATCTACCTCTGTACGGAGGATGCCGCGCTCGACCCGATTGCGCGTACGATGCGCAAGGCATTCCAGCCCGAAAAGACCAAGACGACCCATCTGCGGCGCGGAGACTTCCGCTCGCCCTCCGAGATCCGCCCCAAGACCACAACGCACGTCGCCCCGATCCGCAAGATCAAGAGCACAGGCGCAAAGGTCATCCGCATCCTCGCACGACGCAACCGCGGCTAA
- the minE gene encoding cell division topological specificity factor MinE has translation MIEMLRKLLGKKESSGDVARRRLQLVIINDRANVSPEIMDNMRAEIIQVISKYMYIDTREMEFSLENENDTMALVVNIPVVSVQHGGSDISRRRR, from the coding sequence GTGATTGAGATGCTGAGAAAACTTCTCGGAAAAAAGGAAAGTTCCGGCGATGTTGCGCGCCGCCGCCTCCAGCTTGTTATCATCAATGATCGGGCGAATGTCTCTCCGGAGATCATGGACAATATGCGCGCGGAGATCATTCAGGTGATCTCGAAGTATATGTATATCGATACGCGCGAGATGGAATTCTCGCTCGAAAATGAAAATGACACGATGGCACTCGTCGTCAACATTCCTGTCGTGAGCGTTCAGCACGGCGGCAGCGACATATCAAGGCGCAGACGATGA
- the minC gene encoding septum site-determining protein MinC, protein MGEDKIKIKGENDGLMLTFPVDMSFCEIMEELGRKLESGSGFFLRGTLVRVPRDRFAKEELAEMQELFRTHGLICRLAKPEPAAPIAPVTERVQPVEEKKEQPELRQMLVIDKTLRGGQAVETEGSVIVFGNVNPGAQITAGGSVDIRGTCRGVVHAGAAGDSTAFIIADHLMPTQIRIANYVARSPDEPEDSGKAERAFVKDGQIVIEPIER, encoded by the coding sequence ATGGGCGAGGATAAGATCAAGATCAAAGGGGAAAATGACGGACTCATGCTCACGTTCCCCGTCGATATGAGTTTTTGTGAGATCATGGAGGAGCTGGGGCGAAAGCTGGAATCCGGTTCCGGGTTCTTTCTGCGCGGCACGCTTGTGCGTGTCCCGCGTGACCGCTTTGCGAAAGAGGAGTTGGCAGAGATGCAGGAGCTCTTTCGGACGCACGGGCTGATCTGCCGTCTGGCAAAGCCGGAACCTGCCGCGCCTATTGCGCCCGTGACTGAGCGCGTGCAGCCTGTGGAGGAGAAGAAGGAGCAGCCGGAACTCCGGCAGATGCTCGTCATCGACAAGACGCTGCGCGGCGGACAGGCGGTGGAGACGGAGGGCTCCGTCATCGTCTTCGGCAATGTCAATCCGGGTGCGCAGATCACGGCGGGCGGCAGTGTGGACATCCGCGGCACATGTCGTGGGGTCGTGCATGCAGGCGCAGCGGGGGACTCAACAGCATTTATCATTGCAGATCATCTGATGCCGACGCAGATTCGCATTGCGAACTATGTCGCGCGTTCGCCGGATGAGCCGGAGGATTCCGGCAAGGCGGAGCGCGCCTTTGTGAAGGATGGTCAGATTGTCATTGAGCCAATAGAGAGGTAG
- a CDS encoding polysaccharide deacetylase family protein: MRNRNALRILIGVFCLLSLCVGMKEAAAADYQELRAANGGRIAQAQRFITTVKPAVIFTFGGLSKQEPLDDILNEMAARGMRGTFFVTEREIQRNGDNIARIVAAGQDLGIGLRPEEGADFDAYCAQIERIQTALRTRWGVETNIVRQMSGADEEAIGEAVSAMGCVLVGQGLNVVQSKHKDAQTAEELMPQLFGRWTTSLNRGEIVYLRTDFYTRSALTGEIFRAIIAEKLDNIAYAAPGASNAQLRQDRQESGYTVASVQDVLADTAALYTYPVDMDALPEEMRPYVRAEKLEGSALMKEFFKRYVGAPEVGETDRMLDFSRVEMRQADRTGIVKTVADNTIFLSFDDWGSDDSINHILYVLRKHKVQGTFFVITWNIHNNPNLLRAIAAEGHEIGSHTDGHKPMTIQDEKGRQIPVQNPEEYNEDVRSSYEKLAATVGDMKLPSGRYALTRLLRPPTLAVSRMGVAAILNNGFTYVVNGSGSTEDYSTVSMESLVGILHNLTHEEDGSVKRGAILVMHMSSTAARTAVALDILLTANDSLPDGHPGKFKVGLLGDYLTGDYDQSMKQVKPAAGYHLH; the protein is encoded by the coding sequence ATGCGGAACAGGAATGCGCTCCGCATTCTGATCGGCGTATTCTGCCTCCTCAGTCTGTGCGTCGGTATGAAAGAAGCTGCAGCGGCGGACTATCAAGAGCTGCGCGCGGCAAATGGCGGACGGATTGCACAGGCGCAAAGATTCATCACAACGGTGAAGCCTGCTGTCATATTTACCTTTGGCGGTCTTTCCAAACAGGAACCACTGGATGACATACTGAACGAGATGGCGGCGCGGGGCATGCGAGGGACGTTCTTCGTCACGGAGCGTGAGATTCAGCGCAATGGGGACAATATTGCGCGCATTGTTGCGGCGGGGCAGGATCTCGGCATCGGTCTGCGCCCCGAGGAGGGCGCGGACTTCGACGCCTACTGTGCGCAGATCGAGCGGATTCAGACCGCGCTGCGCACGCGCTGGGGCGTGGAGACGAATATCGTGCGTCAGATGTCGGGAGCAGATGAGGAGGCAATCGGGGAGGCGGTCTCCGCGATGGGCTGCGTGCTTGTCGGGCAGGGGCTGAACGTCGTGCAGTCGAAGCACAAGGACGCACAGACGGCGGAGGAACTGATGCCGCAGCTCTTCGGACGCTGGACGACCTCACTGAACCGTGGAGAGATCGTCTACCTGCGTACGGATTTCTATACGCGGTCAGCGCTGACGGGAGAAATCTTCCGCGCGATCATTGCAGAAAAGCTCGATAATATCGCCTACGCAGCGCCGGGGGCTTCGAATGCGCAGCTTCGGCAGGATCGTCAGGAGTCCGGATATACGGTTGCCTCCGTGCAGGATGTCTTGGCGGATACTGCGGCGCTCTATACATATCCTGTGGATATGGACGCACTGCCCGAAGAGATGCGCCCCTATGTTCGTGCGGAAAAACTTGAGGGGAGCGCCCTTATGAAGGAGTTTTTCAAACGCTACGTTGGCGCGCCCGAGGTTGGAGAGACGGATCGTATGCTGGATTTTTCCCGCGTGGAAATGCGGCAGGCGGATCGAACGGGGATTGTCAAGACGGTTGCAGATAATACGATCTTCCTGAGTTTTGACGACTGGGGCAGTGACGATTCGATCAACCATATTCTCTACGTTCTGCGCAAGCATAAGGTGCAGGGGACATTCTTCGTCATCACATGGAACATCCATAACAATCCGAATCTCCTGCGCGCGATTGCGGCGGAGGGGCATGAGATCGGCAGCCATACGGACGGACACAAGCCGATGACGATTCAGGATGAGAAGGGGCGTCAGATCCCTGTGCAGAATCCCGAGGAATACAATGAGGATGTGCGCTCCTCCTATGAGAAGCTCGCGGCGACCGTCGGCGATATGAAGCTGCCCTCGGGGCGCTATGCACTCACGCGTCTCCTGCGCCCGCCGACGCTTGCAGTCAGCCGCATGGGTGTTGCGGCGATTCTCAACAATGGGTTTACCTATGTCGTCAATGGCAGCGGCAGCACGGAGGACTACAGCACGGTATCGATGGAGTCGTTGGTCGGCATTCTGCATAATCTGACACATGAGGAGGATGGTTCGGTCAAGCGCGGTGCAATCCTCGTTATGCACATGAGTTCTACAGCTGCTCGTACGGCAGTGGCGCTTGATATACTGCTCACGGCAAACGACAGTCTGCCCGATGGGCATCCCGGCAAGTTCAAGGTAGGCCTGCTCGGTGACTATCTCACAGGTGACTACGATCAGTCCATGAAGCAGGTGAAGCCCGCAGCAGGTTATCATTTGCACTAA
- the rodA gene encoding rod shape-determining protein RodA, with translation MILSKRLLRRTDLTLIAAAAAIVIMSLVIIGSATHVNTPSEERYWFVQRQGISIIVDIALAAFLMNFDYKILQRYGNHFYVFNLILLILVMLVGQTALGAQRWIALGPISIQPSEFSKLIMIIALAAMIEKRGKIQSLSDVAPVAGYVLVPFLLVLKQPDLGTSLVFLAIFFGMVFVAGIRLRILAGIFGLGLAALPVLWHFLKDYQKMRIMVFMDPNVDPLGAGYHIIQSKIAIGSGLLFGKGLFGGTQSQLNFLPENHTDFIFSVVGEELGFVGCAVLLLLYLIVLWRGIRIAQDASDTFGRLLAVGITSMIAFHVLVNVGMTMGIMPVTGIPLPLMSYGVSSLTTNVMAIAILLNIQLRRQKLLF, from the coding sequence ATGATACTCTCGAAGCGCCTCCTGCGCCGCACGGATCTGACGCTGATTGCAGCGGCTGCTGCTATCGTCATCATGAGCCTCGTCATCATCGGCAGTGCGACTCATGTCAATACGCCGAGTGAGGAGCGCTATTGGTTCGTTCAGCGGCAGGGCATATCCATCATTGTCGATATTGCGCTTGCAGCATTTCTGATGAATTTCGACTACAAGATACTGCAGCGCTACGGCAACCACTTCTACGTGTTCAATCTGATTCTCCTGATTCTCGTTATGTTGGTCGGGCAGACGGCGCTTGGCGCGCAGCGGTGGATCGCACTCGGTCCCATCAGCATACAGCCATCGGAGTTCTCGAAGCTCATCATGATTATTGCCCTTGCTGCAATGATCGAAAAGCGCGGGAAGATACAGTCGCTCAGTGATGTCGCACCCGTTGCCGGCTATGTGCTCGTGCCGTTCCTGCTCGTGCTGAAGCAGCCCGATCTCGGGACATCGCTCGTCTTTCTCGCCATCTTCTTCGGCATGGTGTTCGTTGCGGGGATACGGCTGCGCATTCTCGCCGGGATCTTTGGACTCGGACTTGCAGCTCTGCCCGTGCTCTGGCATTTCCTGAAGGACTATCAGAAGATGCGCATTATGGTCTTCATGGATCCAAATGTCGACCCGCTTGGTGCGGGTTATCACATCATCCAGTCGAAGATTGCAATCGGTTCGGGGCTGCTCTTTGGCAAGGGGCTGTTTGGTGGGACGCAGAGTCAGCTGAACTTCCTGCCGGAGAATCACACGGACTTCATCTTCTCCGTCGTGGGGGAGGAGCTCGGCTTCGTCGGATGCGCCGTCCTGCTCCTGCTCTATCTCATCGTGCTCTGGCGCGGCATCAGGATTGCGCAGGATGCGAGTGATACGTTCGGCAGGCTGCTCGCGGTCGGCATCACGTCGATGATTGCGTTCCACGTGCTCGTCAACGTCGGCATGACGATGGGCATCATGCCCGTCACGGGCATTCCGCTGCCGCTCATGAGCTACGGCGTGAGCTCGCTCACGACGAATGTCATGGCGATTGCCATTCTGCTGAACATTCAGCTGCGGCGGCAAAAACTGTTATTTTAG
- the mrdA gene encoding penicillin-binding protein 2 encodes MNENEDFSGRLQFLGLVIVLIIAVLIGRAGYLQVYDGERYARLAEGNRIRIIPAEAARGTFYDRNGELLVTNRPGFAVSLLPLTEPISPEVIARVSKLINVPVEEIQQKIDAHVGFDPIRIKTDVLPDIVTIIEEQKDDYPGVVIEVLPIRDYIYGEYAAHVFGYVSEINEEELERRKDEGYKTGYIIGKFGLERVYDKDVRGVNGGDQVEVDVSGRPVQLLGRQSPVPGNDLVLTIDKHIQEAAEQAVDAQLAIVHANAAAAVVMNPQTGEVLAMVSRPAFNPNLFAGGISTQNWNVLNNNPYHPMDNKAITGEYPPGSTFKIVTGTAALAEHKVTPQEQIFDAGHHWIIPKTNAGGEALGWINFQEAMAHSDNVYFYEMGNRLGVDALERYARMFGLGTRTGIDLPYEAEGLVPNRKYKADNYEDGEWYLSETFDAAIGQGFNLVTPLQAAMVMGEIAANGKRFQPHLVQRIVDVNGNTVREFQPKLLSELEVDPFVIRNVQEGLHDVTKIGTAAGVFA; translated from the coding sequence GTGAACGAAAATGAAGATTTCAGCGGGCGTCTGCAATTCCTCGGTCTGGTGATCGTGCTCATCATTGCAGTGCTGATCGGGCGTGCAGGCTACCTACAGGTCTATGACGGCGAGCGCTATGCGCGCCTTGCTGAGGGCAACCGCATCCGCATCATACCGGCGGAGGCGGCGCGCGGTACATTCTATGACCGCAATGGGGAACTCCTCGTGACGAACCGTCCCGGCTTTGCAGTGTCGCTGCTCCCGCTGACGGAGCCGATCTCACCAGAGGTGATTGCGCGCGTATCAAAGCTCATTAACGTGCCTGTGGAGGAGATTCAGCAGAAGATTGACGCGCACGTCGGTTTCGATCCCATTCGCATCAAAACCGACGTGCTGCCCGATATCGTGACGATCATCGAGGAGCAGAAGGATGACTATCCGGGCGTTGTGATCGAGGTGCTGCCGATCCGTGACTACATCTACGGAGAGTATGCGGCGCATGTCTTCGGCTATGTGAGTGAGATCAACGAGGAGGAACTCGAGCGGCGCAAGGATGAGGGCTATAAGACCGGCTACATCATCGGCAAGTTCGGTCTCGAACGCGTCTATGACAAGGACGTGCGCGGCGTGAACGGCGGTGATCAGGTGGAGGTGGATGTGTCGGGGCGTCCCGTGCAGCTCCTCGGGCGGCAGTCGCCCGTGCCGGGCAACGATCTCGTTCTGACGATTGACAAGCATATCCAGGAGGCTGCGGAGCAGGCGGTCGATGCGCAGCTCGCCATTGTGCACGCAAATGCGGCGGCAGCGGTGGTCATGAATCCGCAGACGGGTGAGGTGCTCGCGATGGTCAGCCGCCCTGCGTTCAATCCAAATCTCTTCGCGGGCGGCATCTCAACGCAGAACTGGAATGTGCTGAACAACAACCCCTATCATCCGATGGACAACAAGGCGATCACGGGCGAGTATCCGCCCGGGTCGACGTTCAAGATTGTAACGGGCACGGCGGCGCTCGCCGAGCACAAGGTGACGCCGCAGGAGCAGATCTTCGACGCAGGACATCACTGGATCATTCCGAAGACGAATGCGGGCGGTGAGGCACTGGGCTGGATCAATTTCCAGGAGGCAATGGCACACTCGGACAATGTCTACTTCTACGAGATGGGCAACCGTCTTGGCGTGGATGCACTCGAGCGCTATGCGCGCATGTTCGGTTTGGGCACGCGCACGGGCATCGATCTGCCGTACGAGGCGGAGGGCCTTGTGCCGAATCGCAAGTACAAGGCGGATAACTACGAGGACGGCGAGTGGTATCTCTCGGAGACGTTTGACGCGGCGATCGGGCAGGGGTTCAACCTCGTGACGCCCTTGCAGGCTGCGATGGTCATGGGGGAGATTGCGGCGAACGGCAAGCGCTTTCAGCCGCATCTCGTGCAGCGCATTGTGGATGTCAACGGGAATACGGTGCGCGAGTTTCAGCCGAAGCTGCTCTCGGAGCTGGAGGTGGATCCGTTCGTGATCCGCAATGTGCAGGAGGGGCTGCACGACGTGACGAAGATCGGTACGGCTGCGGGCGTGTTTGCCG
- the minD gene encoding septum site-determining protein MinD, translating to MSEIYVVTSGKGGVGKTTTTANLGVGFAMRGKSVVLIDTDTGLRNLDLLLGLENRIMYDLVDVTSGRVPYKKALVRHKKYDSLFLLPTSQVKDKSAVNPEELATLCEELRRSYDVIIIDCPAGIEQGFKTAIAAADTAIVVTMPEISAVRDADKIIGELGRADKEDIRLVVNRIRPKMIEKGDMLDMNDIDEILSVTCIGQIPDDEMVVTSTNRGEPCVTMPNSPAGQAYLDVVGRLSGEEIPFREFAKESLWETIKGKLFGKK from the coding sequence ATGAGTGAGATCTATGTCGTGACTTCGGGCAAAGGAGGCGTTGGAAAGACAACGACAACGGCAAATCTGGGCGTTGGATTTGCCATGCGCGGCAAGAGCGTCGTCCTGATCGATACGGATACGGGGCTCAGGAATCTCGATCTCCTGCTGGGGCTTGAGAACCGCATTATGTACGATTTGGTCGATGTGACCTCGGGTCGTGTGCCGTACAAGAAGGCACTCGTGCGTCACAAGAAATATGACTCTCTCTTTCTCCTGCCGACCTCTCAGGTCAAGGACAAGAGTGCGGTGAATCCCGAGGAGCTCGCGACCCTCTGTGAGGAGCTGCGCCGCTCCTATGATGTCATCATCATCGACTGTCCCGCAGGCATCGAGCAGGGATTCAAGACAGCGATTGCGGCTGCCGATACGGCGATTGTGGTGACGATGCCCGAGATTTCGGCGGTGCGCGATGCGGATAAGATCATCGGCGAGCTTGGACGTGCGGATAAGGAGGACATCCGCCTCGTGGTCAACCGCATTCGCCCGAAGATGATCGAAAAGGGCGATATGCTCGATATGAACGACATTGACGAGATCCTCTCTGTCACCTGCATCGGTCAGATCCCCGATGACGAGATGGTCGTGACGAGTACGAACCGCGGAGAGCCGTGTGTGACGATGCCGAACTCTCCCGCAGGACAGGCGTATCTCGATGTGGTGGGACGCCTCTCGGGTGAGGAGATCCCGTTCCGCGAGTTTGCGAAGGAAAGTCTCTGGGAGACGATCAAGGGCAAGCTCTTTGGGAAAAAGTAA
- the mreD gene encoding rod shape-determining protein MreD, translating to MKRYKFFILFFVLLFVLQFSFLPLIAVYGVVPDLLLLATVSYAFLRGSAWGGFVGFALGLVEDLSVGSFFGLQAFTLTLIGLFFGRFSDRVFKEQFFLPITASVAATFAKYVISALIVYLLGYHFNPFLHMGRVLLILLLFQLIFAYPIHWATFHLDKRIRDPER from the coding sequence GTGAAGAGATATAAATTCTTTATCTTGTTTTTCGTGCTTCTCTTTGTCCTGCAATTCTCGTTTCTGCCGCTCATTGCTGTATACGGGGTAGTTCCCGATCTGCTCCTCTTGGCGACGGTTTCCTATGCCTTTCTGCGCGGCAGTGCGTGGGGCGGATTCGTTGGCTTTGCATTGGGGCTGGTGGAGGATCTCAGTGTTGGCTCGTTCTTTGGGCTGCAGGCATTTACGCTGACATTGATCGGGCTCTTTTTCGGTCGGTTTTCTGATCGCGTGTTCAAGGAGCAGTTCTTTTTGCCGATCACGGCATCTGTCGCGGCAACTTTTGCCAAATATGTGATTTCGGCGCTCATTGTGTATCTGCTTGGCTATCATTTCAACCCGTTCCTGCATATGGGGCGCGTACTTCTCATTCTGCTCCTCTTTCAGCTGATCTTTGCGTATCCGATTCACTGGGCGACGTTTCATCTGGATAAGCGCATACGCGATCCGGAGCGGTAG
- a CDS encoding rod shape-determining protein produces MFGLFGGHDMGIDLGTANTLVHVKGRGIVLREPSVVAIKSDSGDVLAVGEEAKQMIGRTPGNIVAIRPMKDGVIADFDVTQAMLKYFIRKAMRSKSFVRPRVVVGVPSGVTEVEKRAVIDAAQQAGAREAYLIEEPMAAAIGAGLPVEEATGSMVVDIGGGTTEIAVISLGGIVTSRSIRIGGDEMDSSIVQYIKRMYNLMIGERTAEEIKITVGTAIVTPDTDRTMDIRGRDLVSGLPKTLTIRAKEIREALNEPIYKIIDAVKGTLEKTPPELAADVMDHGIMMTGGGALLMNLDKLLSHETGMPVLVSEDALSCVGEGTGRTLENIGLLKNVVMSSKKLKQ; encoded by the coding sequence ATGTTTGGTCTTTTTGGCGGACACGATATGGGGATTGACCTCGGTACGGCGAATACTCTGGTACATGTGAAGGGGCGCGGGATTGTCCTGCGCGAGCCGTCCGTTGTGGCGATAAAGAGTGATTCGGGCGATGTGCTCGCCGTGGGCGAGGAGGCAAAGCAGATGATCGGGCGCACGCCCGGCAATATCGTTGCAATCCGCCCGATGAAGGACGGTGTTATTGCGGATTTCGACGTGACGCAGGCAATGCTGAAGTACTTCATCCGCAAGGCAATGCGTTCGAAGTCGTTCGTACGTCCGCGCGTTGTGGTCGGCGTTCCGTCGGGCGTGACAGAGGTCGAGAAGCGCGCGGTCATCGATGCGGCGCAGCAGGCTGGGGCGCGTGAGGCGTATCTGATCGAGGAGCCGATGGCGGCGGCGATTGGTGCGGGGCTTCCCGTGGAGGAGGCAACGGGAAGCATGGTCGTCGACATCGGCGGCGGCACGACGGAGATCGCCGTCATCTCGCTCGGCGGCATTGTGACGAGCCGCTCCATCCGCATCGGTGGCGATGAGATGGACTCGTCGATTGTGCAGTACATCAAGCGCATGTATAATCTGATGATCGGCGAGCGCACGGCGGAGGAAATCAAGATCACGGTCGGTACGGCGATTGTGACGCCGGATACGGATCGTACGATGGACATCCGCGGACGCGATCTCGTGAGTGGTCTGCCGAAGACGCTGACGATCCGCGCGAAGGAGATCCGTGAGGCGCTGAACGAGCCGATCTACAAGATCATCGATGCCGTGAAGGGCACGCTCGAGAAGACACCGCCCGAACTCGCGGCAGATGTCATGGATCACGGCATCATGATGACGGGCGGCGGCGCACTCCTCATGAATCTGGACAAGCTCCTCTCTCATGAGACGGGCATGCCCGTGCTCGTGTCCGAGGACGCGCTCTCCTGCGTAGGCGAGGGGACGGGGCGGACGCTTGAGAATATTGGACTCCTCAAGAATGTCGTCATGTCCTCGAAGAAATTGAAACAATGA
- the mreC gene encoding rod shape-determining protein MreC — translation MIDRIGRARQSGRKIWALLFVLLALFCVIFFAARGRFQATASTSTVGTVLAPFEMIFSYAGQQIQHVTSNLWEIATVHEQNKMLKNEIDQLRQQNTMAEEYAAENARLRELLAYKQSAQQFDLLAARVIGRDAALWTSTIVVDRGSKDGVRENMPVVTGKGLVGRVTEVSPLSSKVQLILDVRSSVGTLIQRTESRVTGIVTGTMDNPYMPQMINIPRNADVQDGDAVITSGFGGIYPKGIPVGQIVSQHSDDTGLLKVALIETAVDFQRLEDVAIITSSREAPPAPIQPAPLSPGAAAAAEISVTQAKAAEQ, via the coding sequence ATGATCGACCGAATCGGACGGGCAAGGCAGTCGGGACGCAAGATCTGGGCATTGCTTTTCGTTCTGCTCGCTCTTTTCTGCGTCATTTTCTTTGCTGCGCGCGGACGGTTTCAGGCGACCGCCTCGACGAGCACGGTGGGTACCGTGCTTGCCCCGTTTGAGATGATATTCTCCTACGCAGGGCAGCAGATTCAGCATGTGACGTCGAACCTGTGGGAAATTGCTACGGTACACGAGCAGAATAAGATGCTCAAGAATGAGATCGACCAGCTGCGGCAGCAGAATACGATGGCGGAGGAGTATGCGGCAGAGAATGCGCGTTTGCGTGAGCTTCTCGCATACAAGCAGTCGGCGCAGCAGTTCGATCTTCTTGCCGCGCGCGTCATCGGACGTGATGCTGCACTTTGGACGAGCACGATCGTCGTGGATCGCGGTTCGAAAGACGGGGTGCGCGAAAACATGCCCGTCGTGACGGGCAAGGGGCTCGTGGGGCGTGTGACGGAGGTTTCGCCGCTCTCATCCAAGGTACAGCTGATCCTCGATGTGCGCTCCTCCGTCGGCACGCTCATTCAGCGGACAGAGTCCCGTGTGACGGGCATTGTCACGGGGACGATGGACAATCCCTATATGCCGCAGATGATCAACATCCCGCGCAATGCGGATGTGCAGGACGGCGATGCCGTCATTACATCCGGCTTCGGCGGTATCTATCCGAAGGGCATTCCCGTCGGACAGATCGTCTCGCAGCACAGCGATGATACGGGGCTTCTGAAGGTTGCACTCATCGAGACGGCGGTGGATTTCCAGCGGCTCGAGGATGTGGCGATCATCACGTCGTCACGTGAGGCGCCGCCGGCGCCGATTCAGCCTGCGCCGCTCAGTCCGGGTGCGGCTGCGGCGGCAGAGATCTCTGTAACACAGGCAAAGGCGGCAGAGCAGTGA
- a CDS encoding penicillin-binding transpeptidase domain-containing protein, with product AAVPIDIAGKTGTAENSQGRDHGWFVAYGPYANPNIVVAVIVEQGGFGSLSAVPIGRKILEAAFGLDRVPQNAGNK from the coding sequence CGCAGCCGTACCGATCGACATTGCGGGTAAGACGGGGACGGCGGAGAACTCGCAGGGGCGTGACCACGGCTGGTTCGTGGCGTACGGTCCCTATGCGAATCCGAATATCGTCGTGGCGGTCATCGTGGAGCAGGGCGGCTTCGGTTCGCTCTCGGCGGTGCCGATTGGGAGGAAAATCCTAGAGGCTGCCTTCGGGTTGGACCGCGTGCCGCAGAATGCAGGGAATAAGTGA